In the genome of Leopardus geoffroyi isolate Oge1 chromosome B1, O.geoffroyi_Oge1_pat1.0, whole genome shotgun sequence, the window CAAATCCTGAAAAAGATGTGCAATGAGCAAGAATGTTACCGAATGTGGCCCCAGAGCTCATGCACGACAATAGGACTCCTGGTTATCTTCAAAGGCTGTTcggttatttctttttgtgtgaaaACTTCCCGTCCCTTATTCTCCCGAGGAGAACCGGCCACGTCTTCACGCTCCCAAAGAACGTGATATAATACtgcattagaaataataaataatcctgTATTATAATTGTAtcttctccctgtcttcccccaccccaccccacagacCAAGGGCAGAGGGGAATGAGGACAGaaatgggagtggggaggaaatcCATGGCAAATCTTTGATTCACGAACAAACAAATGGAACCAAATAGCTAATCATGTATCCTGAGAACTTACCCTGGGCCCAGGCCTGGTGCTAGGAATTCTCTGAGTGATCACTGCGCTAACGTCTTAGGACCAATGGAGTTCCTACAGCGACCCGCACCCATGGTCGGGGAGTCGTTATTACCAGTGTCCTTCCAATGATGGCGTGAGGTGGGCATAATTGTGTCTCTGGTTCACAAATGGGGAATGTGTGGCTGAGAGCAGGGACGAGTGGCTCCCATCTGGGAAGCAGGAAGACGGACCCGAGCTCAGGTCTGTCTGATGCGGAAGCCTGTGCCCCCGGGGATCACACGACTCTGCTTTCTACGTCTAGTGCTCAGGCTCAGGCTTTGGTGTTCTAcgttttctgcatttttctgcctccttcccctctcctaccGGAAGCCTCCTATCACAGAGCATCTGAAGCCCCTCTTCTGGAAAGTCTCCTCTGACCCCAGTGCTCGGAGCTCCCCGAATTCATAGccttctcttcccatccctgccccttTTGGCTCCTGGCCGAGTCTGTCTCATAGGTTTAGCATATGGCCCTGGATGTTGTCCCCACACCGATGTGACTCATGGAGGGGACGGCCTTGTCCTGAGTGCCCGTCACTTACCAAGGGTGACGATGGTAGAGGAAGGGCTTTGTGAACTGAAAGCACCCCATAAAcgtttctcctcctttctcctcatctCCAGAGCACCCCCGTCCCCCGCCCTCCTCTTCTAAGAGCCCTGGGCTGAGCATCTTGGCTGATCACAAGCAGAGAAGGAATTTTCAGTAGTGCCACCTACTCTCCTGCAGAAGGAGTTCATGATGGTGTACAGTTTCCGCACTTTGTCCTTCAAGGCATCCACCTGGGCCACTTTCCAGCACTGGGGCGAAGCCACGAAGTCCCGCAGCTTGGCCAGCACGCAGTAGTTCTGGGGGCGGACAGCAGGGGTAGGGTCACGGAGGAGTCAGCAGCCAGAGGGACAGGAGTTGCGTGCCCCTGCGCCCTTCTGCACaggctctctccccaccccatgcctCCCCCAGGCAGGAAGACCCTCTTACGTGTATATCCAGGTATAGCCTGGGCAGGTACCTCACACACGCCTCCTGCGGGAAGGGATACGGATTACCATGATGCCCACGGGCACACAACATCGGCTGGTCACAGAAGGCTCCCTGCCACCCTCCCGACAGCCATACAACCCCATACACACCTTCCTTGATctgattttacacacacacacacacacacacacacgcatggaTTTGATTACCTATGCATGGTCAGAAAGCTGTAATACTATCCACGAGAATGTTATGGCAGTTGTTACCGCTAGTGGTAGAATGGcaagtgatatttattttcttctctgtcctttgtGCTTTTTCCAACTGTTCTATAAAGCACAGTATTCCCCCCCGGCCCCACTTATACGTGGGAGATATATGCCAAGACCCCTGTGGGTGCACAAAACCGTaaatagtactgaaccctatagatcatattttttttccaatacatAAGTACGAGCCcagataaagtttaatttataaatttaatttataaattaggctcAGTGAGAGATTAACCGTTAATGAAAGAACAATGATAACAACATACTAGAATAGACTGACCCTCTGACCATACATCAGAAGGGGGATCGTCTGCTCTGGGGCCGCGGTTGACCGCGGTTGACCGCAGGTAACTGAAACCCCGCAAAGCAAATCCACGGATGAGGGGGGATCTATTATATATGCCTTTTATAACTagggaaaaaatacacattatttaagttttaaaataaaataaaataaaataaaataaaataaaataggtgtcAGGGTATCATAATCCCACATCTGAGAAACATTACATTTTGTTTGAAGTGTTTACGCTGGGTGAAGAgacactttatattttttcaaagctcTTAATGaggtttcatttgtttctctacCGGACAAGCGGTCAGGGGGCGCGGGTTCTAGCTCTGGGCAGCTCTTCTGGAATCTCCTGCCCCCACCGTGCCCTGGGTCTGCCTGTTGAAACAGCAGTGATAACAGCACTAACGTTCCCGGGGCGACCCCCGCCCCGCGCACTGCGCAAGCCTGTCTCATTCACGCCTTTACCCTTGCATCGCCCGAAGAGCGTGGCGGGCTCTctacctgcccccctcccctccacagcccaGCACACGGAGATTCAGGGGCCAAGCGCTTTGCCCAGGGTCCTGCAGCAGGGGCCCGTTCTGGGGGTCACCCCCTCAGCCCACGCTCACCATCTCCAGGCTCGGTGAGGGCAATGAGCTTAGTTCTGTGTTCCTCCTCAACTCCGGAGCTCTAGGCTCCTCGGGgagcttttatttcattttacaacaGATCCTCTCATTGTTGCTGGCAACTTACAAACAAAGACCTTGTGAGGTCTCGGATAGATTTCCCTTCTAGTCAAAACACAAGAGATGCAAACCATTGTTATCTTACTTAGTAGGATGGGAATAAAATGCAAACCCTTGAGATAAACATtgaccaggaaagaaaagaaaaagagcatgtgtgtgtgtgtgtgtgtgtgtgtgtgtgtgtgttttcctggcCCAAAGGCACGTTTTGGGAGACTGGGTCTGCACGGAGCCTCCTGGCGGGGCGGAGGGCAGGTGGGGACTCACCGAGGGCTCCATGGCCTGCAGGCGCTGGGCGTCCCCAGTGACCTCCCGGCTCAGGCTCAGCATCCTGGAGTAGCAGGTCGGGGGAGCGGGCTGTGCCGCGGGGGGTCCggccagaagcagcagcagcagtgggaGCAGCCCGGGCATCATGGTGCTAAGGCAGCCTCCCTGCGTCCCTGTGGCCGGCAGGCGCCCCTTTAAGCGGCGGCTTGGGGGTGGTCCTCCACACCTCCTCCGCTTCCTGTGGGCCCCCCGCCAAGGCCACGGAGCACGCCCACCTGGCCCTGGACACTGGATCCTTTCAGAcctgaagccccccccccccccacccgccaccgcCTTGTGAGAGGAGCCGCCCGCCTGGGGACACCTggaaaggatgggggtggggggggcccttCCTCTCCCACACCTTCTCTGCTGGCAGGGGCGCTCCTGAAAAGGCAGGGCCGGttggtgagggggtgggggagcacagGAAGACAAGGGAGG includes:
- the CYTL1 gene encoding cytokine-like protein 1, with amino-acid sequence MMPGLLPLLLLLLAGPPAAQPAPPTCYSRMLSLSREVTGDAQRLQAMEPSEACVRYLPRLYLDIHNYCVLAKLRDFVASPQCWKVAQVDALKDKVRKLYTIMNSFCRRDLVFLSDDCDALEYPVPVTTVLPGRQR